The window AACTCTTGGTCACCGTAGCCATTCATATGAAAAACGACTGCCTGGCCGATCTTGACTTCATTCACTTTATCGGCAGACACCAGGCCTTCCAGTCGCATGCTGGTCGGGTCAATGACCTTCAGTAATTCTTTACCGATCTGCGCCGTGTCACCAGCAGACACTTTGCGCTCGCTGACGATGCCGTCAAATGGGGCGCGCACTTCGGTACGTTGCATTTGCTGTTTGGCCTGAACTACTTTTGCCTTTGCGGCGACCAGATCGCTCTGTGCATTATTGCGGCGGATTTCGGCATCTTCTAAAGATTGGGTCGATACCATGCCAGATGCGCGCAAAGTTTTTAAACGCTGAAACTGCCGCTCCGCCTGATCAAACGATTGCGCAGATGCCCGCGCCGCCTCTTCTGCAGAATGCTGGCTGTCGCGGATCGAGGTGTCATCCAGGCGCACCAGCAAATCACCACGTTTTACGACTTCGCCATTTTCTTTTAGCACCTGCAAAACGACTGCGGATAACTCTGCACGCAAATCCGCTTTGCGCTCAGGCTGGACCGACCCGGTAATCACTGGACCGGAGGACAAGGCGCTATTTTGTATCAACAACATATCTTCGGGAGAAATCCGCAAACGACTTTGCTCAGCCGCCCCAGAGCTAGTGCTGGAGCTTGCGCTGGCCTTTGCACTTGCGCTGGCTTTAGCTGCATCATCTTTTCCATTTTTATCGTTCTTGCTGCAAGCCGTAACAAGAGTTGAGGCGAGTGCAATGACGATCAGCGTTTGACGCAACATAGAAGAATCTCCCTAGAGTAGTAGCTTTTGATTATTGATTTTGACTGTTTGGTGTGAACCTCTTATGTTTCAGAAGTTCAACAAAATGTAACGGAGTATTACCAGACCAGATCGTGGTGTCAATCACTCAATGAGGATAATTTTTTACACTGCCAGGAATGACACATTTTTTGTGTTTGACTTGCCAAATTCGCCGCAACTCCGTGCAAAAATCAATGCAAATATAGACGAGCACTGAACTCTTAACTTCAATACAGGCTTCAATAAACACTTGTGGTTTTAAGACGAGTCCAGTAGTCTGCGCCTCTTTCTTATTTTGCTTATCCAATTGGCAGTCAGGGACTCATCGCGAGTCAACTGCAAACCGGGCGCAAACGCTCAGTGCAAACAATACCTGCTGCCAAAGCTGTTTAAAATTTATGACCGTATTAATCGCCACAGATGTCTTTGGCAAAACCCCAGCGCTGGCAAGCCTGGTTCGTAGTCTGGGACAAGATTGTCTGGTGATCTCACCTTTTGATGACGAGCAAAGTGATTTCCGTTCAGAGCAAGTCGCTTATCAAGCGTTTATTGCGCAAGGCGGATTGACGCGCTATGTAGAAAAGATCATCGCGCTTTTAGAGGCGCAGCAGTTTGAGGCTAAACATAACGCCGAACATAACGCCGAACATAACGCCGAACGTAATACAGAACAAAATTCAGCACACAATCCAGAAAATAAGCTCGACGTCATCGGCTTTAGTGTCGGCGCCAGCGCATTGTGGATGGTTGCTGCTAGCAGCTTAGCCAGAAAAATAGCTTCGGCACACTTATTTTATGGATCACGCATACGCGAATACACACATCTACAAGCGCTCTGCCCCACCCGATTGATTTTGGCCGAACGGGAAGCCGCGTTTGATCCTGCAAAACTCCTACAGCAGTTGCGCCAGAACAAAACAGCAGAACTTTTAGTGGAGTTAGCCCCTAATACTAACCACGGATTTATGAATCCATATTCCGGCGGTTTTTGCGTTAAGGCACAGGCAAAATATACGCAAGAGCTGGCTCTGAGGCTG of the Undibacterium sp. 5I1 genome contains:
- a CDS encoding efflux RND transporter periplasmic adaptor subunit; protein product: MLRQTLIVIALASTLVTACSKNDKNGKDDAAKASASAKASASSSTSSGAAEQSRLRISPEDMLLIQNSALSSGPVITGSVQPERKADLRAELSAVVLQVLKENGEVVKRGDLLVRLDDTSIRDSQHSAEEAARASAQSFDQAERQFQRLKTLRASGMVSTQSLEDAEIRRNNAQSDLVAAKAKVVQAKQQMQRTEVRAPFDGIVSERKVSAGDTAQIGKELLKVIDPTSMRLEGLVSADKVNEVKIGQAVVFHMNGYGDQEFSGKVKRVDTAANPTTRQVEVLVALTGETQPRVSGLYAEGRIEAGSTQTMMIQRSALVLDGDKAYAWQIKDGAIKKVSLILGTRDPRHGDYEIRSGLVVGDKVIRSPLSTLSEGQKVDLIAAPASVELKPVASSASTSASTAASSTTATAAKASEK
- a CDS encoding dienelactone hydrolase family protein, with the protein product MTVLIATDVFGKTPALASLVRSLGQDCLVISPFDDEQSDFRSEQVAYQAFIAQGGLTRYVEKIIALLEAQQFEAKHNAEHNAEHNAERNTEQNSAHNPENKLDVIGFSVGASALWMVAASSLARKIASAHLFYGSRIREYTHLQALCPTRLILAEREAAFDPAKLLQQLRQNKTAELLVELAPNTNHGFMNPYSGGFCVKAQAKYTQELALRLQSKAAQHTPQISRSEAALAA